The proteins below come from a single Hugenholtzia roseola DSM 9546 genomic window:
- a CDS encoding IS1634 family transposase, translated as MQSVSLQHFYYSLDKFNLYSTELQKLVFQKNKQLQFYELDLVFYDVTTFYFDSEVVVEEALRQKGFSKDGKIGKTQVVLRLLLDKNALPLGYGLYAGNQYEGHTLVKEIDKLNQLYNLNKITLVADSGRLNAANCRAVKGAGYDFLLGGRLKNLPQTVRTTLLDTTK; from the coding sequence ATGCAGTCAGTTTCACTTCAACATTTTTATTATAGTTTAGATAAATTCAATCTTTATAGTACAGAACTACAAAAATTAGTATTTCAAAAAAATAAGCAATTACAATTTTATGAGTTAGACTTAGTTTTTTATGATGTTACGACCTTCTATTTCGATTCAGAAGTAGTAGTAGAAGAAGCCTTGCGTCAGAAAGGTTTTAGTAAAGATGGTAAAATTGGTAAAACACAAGTTGTTTTAAGATTATTATTAGACAAAAACGCATTACCGCTTGGCTACGGCTTGTATGCAGGGAATCAGTATGAAGGACATACTTTGGTCAAAGAAATAGACAAATTAAATCAATTATATAATCTTAATAAAATAACTTTAGTAGCCGATAGTGGCAGGCTAAATGCTGCTAATTGTCGGGCAGTCAAGGGAGCAGGTTACGATTTTTTGCTGGGCGGACGATTGAAAAATCTGCCCCAAACAGTAAGAACAACGCTTTTAGATACGACAAAATAA
- a CDS encoding 6-pyruvoyl trahydropterin synthase family protein — translation MKVAVYRKEHFNAAHRLHNPEWTAEKNQEVFGKCNNVYYHGHNYNLIVKVVGEIDPHTGYVIDIKVLSDLIKSQVTDVFDHKNLNLDVEDFKNLNPTAENIAVVIYNRLRPFIDANKDLKIKLYETERNFVEYPA, via the coding sequence ATGAAAGTTGCCGTCTATCGCAAAGAACACTTCAACGCTGCCCACCGATTGCATAATCCCGAATGGACAGCGGAAAAAAACCAAGAAGTATTTGGAAAGTGCAATAATGTATATTATCACGGACATAATTACAACCTTATCGTCAAGGTAGTAGGCGAAATAGACCCCCATACAGGGTACGTGATAGATATAAAAGTGTTAAGTGATTTAATCAAATCGCAGGTAACAGATGTCTTCGACCATAAAAACCTAAATTTAGACGTTGAAGATTTCAAAAATTTGAATCCCACAGCCGAAAACATTGCGGTTGTTATCTATAATCGTTTGCGCCCTTTTATCGATGCAAACAAAGACCTCAAAATCAAACTATATGAAACTGAACGAAACTTTGTTGAATACCCTGCCTAA